One Mercenaria mercenaria strain notata unplaced genomic scaffold, MADL_Memer_1 contig_3670, whole genome shotgun sequence genomic window, aaatatcaaagccctaggccatgtagtcttgtacaagaagattttcaaagtttccactatatacatactgTAAAAGGAGACCACGCCCcctgacggccatgttttttgatgaatcacaataatttgaaaaatcttgacagagggtcacacaagaaccatatgtgtaaaattattttaaaatcgggccagcagtttcacacacgaagatttttaagtttccactatatacatatagggaaaggtGACCACGCCCCCTTCCGGCCATGGTATTTGACGAATCGGAAAAaatgaacaaacttggtagaggatcacacaagggCCATATTTGTGAAGTTATTATAAAATCGGTCCAGcggtttcatacaagaagattattaaagtttccaatatatatatatatatatatatatatatagggaaaagtgaccacgccctctggcggccatatttttgacgaatcggaataatttgaaaacacttgtagaggatcacacaaggaccatttgtgtgtcgtttaaagacttttctatttttagctctggtggcccctatgtgaAACCAacgtgaaccatttgaacaactttggaagagacCACGGCCAAGTTTCATTCCActaaatggtttcagaggagatattgtttaaagaaaagtgtggacgaacggacgccggacggacggacgtcggacggtgagcgatcacaagaGCTCACCCCAGCACTAtgtactcaggtgagcttaaaTGGACGGCGGGAATGGACTTTTGTCTTGCAATTtacttagtcgtgcccttaaaagttaggttctttggtcagacaagttgttgagtacatagGTGTACTTATATCCGAGTCTTACCctatatttttaagttttgttttatacaatcTGGTCTTTTTGTCACTAATGGTAGAGCCTTTCGCAGCAGGGAGTTATTTTTTGCACTCTTGTCTAACTTgctgaaaatagggtaagtgcgaggtttaAGCCtccagttttctttatatagattaccaaccgttccaaggcggtgcctctgTTTTCAGCTTGCTTCTTCCATTTCGTTCTGAATGTTATGTacattgtcttgtttgttgtattgtgtaccatttgggtcgaaagtctgATTTGCGTgcgcgcacatttcaaaatatacatgcatgtataAAAATATGCGTGTACGCGTAAAAATATACGCCTACctgtatattttataatgttcttgttgttggattttttaagcaaccaATCTGCTTTATCTCTATTTTTGCGAGCCTATTTTGCGATGCACGGCTGTGCACGTGTTTGCTGTGCTTTGAGCTTCCGGGATATCTAcccttgctttttaattttgtataccgcaggatatattttattacaatggTAAAACAATGTTGTAACGTAAAACGTAGAAGCAGGTGGCGGTTAAATCCGATTCTATCATATTCTCATATTCCACAAATAGATGACTGCTAACGGTAAAATAATGCTAGATATATTACTGTTCTGATACCCTTCCTTATTTTGACCATTTTACCTGATTGAATTAGGAGTAATGTATACGGCGACATTTTCTGCTCATAACATGATTACTTATCTACAAGAAAACGTCAGAACATAAGGAACATACAGGCAGTAACAAAACTGAGTATTGatttaaaacattacaatatacTTTTTAAGGATTTGATGGATATTTGACGTTTTAAGATTTGAACATCATCAAACCATAGAAAAagagagttgttttacatgaaaatcgAACATCAtataaatatgtgcattattCTAACAACGATTGTCAATTCACTGATGTATGGTTCGAATTCCGTAAAAAGGACGACATTAAGGGGCTACACTTCTGGACATTtcagcacctttaaaaactcactatTTTCATAGAAcagttacatatcttcgttttgatgtatTTCAAaccccagtgctgaaatttcacataactaggcaAAACATCGTTTTtagcaattttgaaaattatttaatctcctttctttacaaatggaattcttGTTTTAAGGGGGACAACTGTTTGAGAACATTTTACTTTCGGGACTGAACGGGACAATATAGAGATTGTTTCTTTTGGCGTTCTTTTACGATTCATATTCTCTTTTGTTACGGAATAAGCATGCCTATTTCATAAAAGTCATTATGCACATAAATTTAGATTCGAACATTGttgcaaatacataaaaaaatgtaCACTGCTTTGCAGGTCTAAGAATATAGCATCGAATCGTTCGGAAGTTTTAACCTTCCTGGAGTCTTTCTGTGGTTCTTTAGTGGACAGATAAACATGTCATCGTTTTATCTATGTAAAACACAACTCTTTCTTTCGCAGTAAATCACTAaaccacaaaaacaaaatattcttctttttatatagaaattgaagatgaaataaaatatatttattaggCTACTATAgaattgccattttttttttaaaaaaagcaattaGAACTAAATCGATAAATGACTGAAACTTGTACAAACGCATACGCAATAAAGtgaataatttaaagaaacatgcCAAGGAGTTTTTTTAGTACTCTTGAGTTTTCCGTAGAAGATGCGAAATCAAATGGCCCAAAATGTTATTGGAAAACTGCAAAAATGCTTATTAAAGACAATATTGATAATTGTAAAGGTATACAAACTCTTATAATAGTAAATAATGGTACCGAGTTATGTTACTCATCAGATTAGGAAAAGGCTAATTGcctaaacatgttttttttacttCAGTCTCCACTATAAACGAATCTAACACGCAACTGCCGAACTTTATTCCTATAACCGATAGTGAAATGCTTAATTTCACTATTCAGTCTACAGAGATACAAGACATCctttcaaacttaattttatatAAAGCTGTATGGCCAGACGAAATAAGCCATCGAATACTAAAAGAAAAGCGAAATAGTATTTGTCATCccctttgtattttatttataatcgATCTCTTCACGAAGGTTTCTACCCAAATAAATGGAAATTAGCTAAAGTCATgcctctttaaaaaaaaaaaaaaaggtgataAGAACGTTCCCTCAAACTATAGACCGAAACACATATATAATCACTTGTACTCTTAACAATTTAATGTATCCGTTACAATCCGGATTTCTTCCGAGCCATTCGATAGTCTATCACCAGATCAGTGAcccttttgataaaaaataatccACGTGTATTGTATTTTGCGATATATCCAAAGCATTTGACAGGGTTTGGCATTCGGGATTAATACTTAAAGTAAAAGAATATGGTATAAATAACGAACTTCTTCGCTGATTAAGGATTATCTCTCTAACCGTAAACAGTCAGTATTTGTTGGAAATGAAAATTCTAAGCCTTTTCCTAATCTGATGAGTAACATAACTCGGTACCATTATTTACTATTATAAGAGTTTGTATACCTTTACAATTATCAATATTGTCTTTAATAAGCATTTTTGCAGTTTTCCAATAACATTTTGGGCCATTTGATTTCGCATCTTCTACGGAAAACTCAAGAGTACTAAAAAAACTCCTTGgcatgtttctttaaattattcaCTTTATTGCGTATGCGTTTGTACAAGTTTCAGTCATTTATCGATTTAGCTGAAGTTTATCAGCGGGTGTTCCCGAAGGTTCCGCCCTTGGTCCTCTGTTATTTCTCATATACGATAACGATattgctgaaaacattttaagTGTGACAAGGCTGTTTGCCGATGATTTTATCCAACGATATAAATATTATCGAAACCGTTCTCAGTACTGATatcgaaaaaaaatcaataagtgGTCGAAACAATGGCTAGTTAACTTTAACCCTAACGGGACAGGAGTGATGTTTTTCTCCTCTAATCAAGAAAATAAACCCTCGATCATGTTTAATAATATTACACTTGATATCGTCACATTTTCATGTGATCTAAAATGGCATGACCATATTAATAATGTAACAATATCAGCGTCAAAAGTCCTTAGTTCAATGCGagctttaaaattcaaattaaaacggTCTACTTTATGTCAGATTTATATATCTTGCATGCGTCCTGTATTAGAATACGCGTCCTCTGTTTGGATGTTTGGATGACGGATGTACCACATATGAAAAACAATCAGTTGAACAACTACAGTACGAGGCTGCTCGAATTGCCACTGGCTTAACTAGAATTGTCTCTATAGAACGTCTTATAAAGGAAATTGGTTCGGTTTCTCTTTCGGATAGACGCAAAATACAAAAGTTCGTCGTTGTATATAAAGCTAGAAATGGCCTTTTATCTAAAAACTTAGCAAATATATTTCCGCCAATAATAGCAGAGATAACCCGTTATCCTTTGAAAAATAATACCAATTATACAACTTTAGCCAGGTGTACTCATTTGTTTAATAAATCTTTTTTACCGTCTTCTACTGAATCATGGAATAATCTAGAGCCGGAAATAAGAAAGTCTccgtctttaaatatttttaaatcaaaattaaagcaaaaatatAAAGCAACAGAGGTACCAAAACATTTTCTCTATGGTCGAAGGAATTTATCGGTATTACATACTCGTTCGAGAAACAAATGCAGCAATTTAAATGAGGACTTGTTCAGAAATCACCTAAGAGAAGATTCTTACTGTTAGTGTGGTTCGAGCACTAAAAATGCTGAACATTAATTTTGTCCActgtaaattatttaaagaacagAGAATTACTCTATTCCGGGACACAAGACCATCTTATCTACTGAATATTAACCTTCTACTATTTGGCTGCGAAAACCTACGATACGATGACAACTTAGTTATTTTTTAAGCTgtacaaatatttatcaaactgacaaaacgttttaATACAGATTGATTGTTCTTATCTCAATACAACACAATTTAATTTCCCGAGTATTTATAACAACAAACCCTGTAGGGGCTTAATGTAACGTGAtagaacttgttgcccaacccatttgcttttgtattgttgtaattttatgtatctacttgcatgtatatataagcaatgaAATATGGTTAAATCAATTAAAGATATGCACAAGAACCGCGAAAGTGAGTCCAGGAAGGGGTCTCACTGCGGgaaatttcaaatttgtaataTCTAACTATAGCCTTAGAACTGCAAAACGATTACATCTTTATGTATAAGCAATAATGTCCGAGtcctaaaattgaaaaacaagaaaaagtttCGTTTTTTTACAGTTTGCCATTtgcaattatatttaaaaaaaaccaactAGTGTAAACAAATGTGCATAATGACTTTCATGAAATAGACATGATTATtccataagaaaaaaaatattataaaccgTAAAATGAACTTTTCACAAGGTTTGTAAACGcacaacatttttaccaacagTCTTGTTGTCATATATATGTTTTACGTTAGTGTCCCGTATTATTCTGTGTTCCGCCTTAAATAAGATAAACAATTTTCAGAATTGCTGGTAAtagatgtttaacctagtgattagTATTTCAGCTTAGGCCATTGTTGTAAATGCAACAAAACGaagaaatataacatttctttgaaaatggtaagttttttaaaggcgctgaactgtccagaggTGTATTCCCTCCATGAGATTCATTTTTCCCTAAAGTCAAGAATACGGCGAGATACTAATAATTTAGCTTTTAgtaataatatacatattttacatactgttcaattttcatgtaaaacaactctttctttctacgATTTAGTGATGTTcaaattctaaaacttgaaatatccttctaaatgttaaaattttacacatGAAATGTTTTAGTTCAAAATCAAAATCAGTTATACCAATCTATAAACTTCATTAGAATCACGTCACATCATTTGCTTTTAATCTAAGGAAATTGCCGTCTTTGTGGAAAGTTCATTTTGAGTCTGCTGACAATAACATCCAGCGTCACAACATTTTCGCCATGTTCAATAGCATTGCATTCATTTACATATAAAGCCTTTATgaatgatatttttattcattgtttttagTAGAAACTTTAGGTTTTATTCGTTAGTATTGTTACATTTTGTGTGTGTCAGTTATTAAGAATCAAAGAGTCTACCAAAGTAAAATATCGCTTTATTCGCATCATCTGAATCGGAAATTGTTTAATTTCCACCAGTAAGAGCTGGGCGCGCCGTTCCACCAAGTCCATGAGCAGCTGCCTTTGTCACATCTCCTAGCCATGTAAAGAAATCATCAAGAGACTTTGAAAGCATCCGAAAAACATATCTTGCAGGAGACTCCATTTCCCAACATGCATGAAAACCTCCAGATCCATCGTGGGTCACAACGTAACAATTTTGCGGGTTATCGTCCGACTTAACATTCACTGtcatattgtttgaaaaatttaaacagaCCTCTACGCTTTTCAATTTCAACTTTTTTGATTCTTTTGTCACCTGTTTAATCGCAAATTGGTAGAGATTCTGGTCCATTTCAGGTAAGTTAGCAAAATATGGCACAATCTCTCTACTTAAATCTTTATGCGACAATGCTTTAGATGATTTAGATGCCTGTAATTAAAAATAACAATCAGttagtaataataatataatttaaaaagaaactgcaaacataataaattcCCTTATAGCAATATAGAATTGTTAGAATTACAATATTGTCTGAATTTTTCCTGAAGGCCTAACTATCCAACGTGTTTTTCACACTTAccggtatttaaaaaaaataattttcgttGATTTAACACATTAGAGATATTAAAGCGTCTGAAATTACCacatacaataaatatataatactcgCAACGTTAGCATTGGATTTTCTCTACAcgaagaaagaaatgtttataaaaaacGTTTACCTTTCCTCCCATAGCTGTTCTAGATTTGAGATTAAGTTACTCTCTGAAAGACACAGTTAAACCTATATACCCCCATTTACCACTGTGGCTTATGGAGTACAGTGCAAAACCGTTCGGTGTGGTATTTTCTCATGGTTGTGTATGCGAGTTGATATTTTTCCCCGAATATTTATCTCAGATACCTTGCAGAGCTGTTTTCATATTTGATCAACCTAAACTTATTTTACAAAGAAGATGGAAAGACAGTGTAGCACGGAAAACAATGCTGGTATTTTGCCCCGTTATAACTTTTGCCACAGCTGCACTCCAGTTTTACTTATACCATGTCCGTTCGTTCGTTTTTTGGTTTAACGCTTTTTTCAATAGAAGTTCAGTTAACTAAAGGGGGGAGGCTTACTTTAGCAGTtttctggattatgtaccagtacaaacctattatccgtaagtaactgccaacttccccacatgaatcggaggtggaggacgattgatttcagacacaatgtatgtTATCAAAATgtctcggagaacatacgcctcgcacggggatcaaactcacgaccccgtgatccgtagatctgcgtcCCCACTTTTTAGCAAAGCGGGCGGGTCTACCATGATCAGAATTTATGCTAACATATACACGTCAACGGTAACTTGCGCGGTGACCTTGCCCGCGTCATAGTGTAAAGGTTAGGTTAACTAAACTATTTTTGTCTGAGGCAGCTGTTATTGCTGTTAAATAATCTTTGTCTGTTATTTTTCATTCAAGATTTGTGTGTCCCCTAACAGCGTAAGTTAAAAAAGCATTTATAAAAATCGGACCGTTTGACGTTTCAGTACACTACATGCAGTACAGTGGTTAAGCTTCTCCGCTGGTTATACAAAAGGATATATTGACAGGCAAGTGTCACAAAAGAGAAGACGATCGTTTAAATCTCAGTAATTTTGGAAcgaatatattttgataattggaaaatatggaaaaagaaTATGTAAGTTAACTTTTTGGTTTATACGTTTCAACAGGTACTTATTTTTCtgcacattatttattttatattttatgttaacgCTCCgattacatttttgtactagtatttacacaatataaataatatttatatatgtagcaAGAACTTTTAAATACATATCATGCTACTAAATTTACATCATGTAACGCTTATGAAGATGTATTACCGATTTCGTTGAACATAAAGCTTATTATAAAGAACAGTTATGTGAACTGTTAACAGCTTGTGCAAACTAGATTGAAACTTAATGTTAAAAAAGGGTTGCATTAAGACAAGAAATTCAAAACGAAAATGCAAATCATagcattgaaataaaatatttaaaactaccATACTTTAAGATAATTTCACAAAGGAATCGTTTTGAATTAGAAGGATAGTAccgtttttaaacaactttaaagCGATTAACATCATTTGCGAAATCTTTGAAAATTAAATGCCTTCTTAGTGGCATAAATACCACAGTCAACCAATTTAGATACATCAATAATATCACCTAGTAATATATGGCGTCACATGTTAAAAGTTGTATAACGTATATACAGTTGTATAAAACTAAAACAGCATGGTTTGTGTCAAATTAAAGAAGTAGCTATCAATCTTACGGAACACTTGCCTTAAATAAGTACAATATTATGTTATCTGTTACAATTGAAATCGTACTTATTTTCAAAACTCACTTTTCGTGAACGTTTGGCGGGGACAGACCGTTTTTTAGCAGTAAATTCAGCCGTAATGTAACGCTATGAAACTTATAATAACATCATAAACATATAACGAACACCATTTTAATCAATCATTCGAACAGTTCTCACAAAGCGGTACATTTACTCCGAGAATTACAGCGATTACATAAATGTTATCTAGAGGAAGTCACTGGTAGTGGAAtggtttaatttttaaacaagcTTCATTTTATTAGTCTtacaaacttgcataaaactgcAACTTCAAAATCTTGTTGAAAGATGACTAGCGCCATAAATGGTCATGTCCCATTGACCGTTCTAGGTACAATCTCTTTTCTCatatctaaatataaatgttttatgactGAAAATGCTTATCAAAACTTGTTAATATAAATTAAATCTTTTTACATTAAGTTATTTCATATTAGATTTGATTAtagctgttttttgtttttttttctttagaaataattaTCTCGTAAGTCTgaacaaaaagttttaaacatttttttttatcagaacatACAGTTCGTTGTGACTTGTTCAAAGTACATCTTCAGCAACATATACATCGCCTAtttacaaatacaacacaatcatataattaattgttattatgttatttaacattgttctgttcaatacggagatatatttggacgagtatccagctgagaaaaccatatttgACGAGCcactaggcgagtccaatatgttTTTTCCAGCTGGGCACGAGTCCAGATATATCCTGTATTGTAcaatacaatgttaaataaacttttaattctatatctattttatttagtttaaattgaaaatgattcACTGACTAatgtatttctgccttttctgtattttcccagcTTTCAAGATGCATAATCAAACTCTATATAGAGCGTCtgcttcacccgatttacattcgaaaCATTTTCACGCATTTTGGGGTTTATCGAATGTTAAACATGGGaatgttgaaccgtccaaatacgtaAATAATACAGTTTTTTTGTACGCTCGTGCGTCAAATACGGTTATATATTGTAAGGTCACGTGTTGCAagtaaacgttcacgattggatatataaaatagatatataataataGTTTATATATTTCGGGACAAGTTATATATCAGTAAAACAATTTAGATTGAGCAGTGTAAAACTTATTTCTAACAGCATTCAGAATAGAGTTTATCTATCTCTTAGACAGTGCATTTTTACCGTATGCTTATATATCAAGTACCGTGAGTCAAATCTAAATATTaatcaacgtcattaaatttccatgtaatgcgcgggaatatctgagttgttttttcatATTGACGTCATTtctatttgaattatccgttttggggccgtaatacatttacgctttgccacggaacgtgcaaatataaaaagatattataacagcacgtgagcgcgagaatctatctgttaacacacgttttctctcttgttaaacacccccgaaaagtgacaataacagcagttttattttagaataagcaaatccatatatatttatttctcaaTCGATATCCTACGTTAAGAATAGTATTTTTGAGCTTGGTTTGTCGGTATTTCATTTATCAAACTGTAATTAACCTAAACCTACTTTACTTGAATCATTGATTAAGACACGGTTGCATGATTGCTTTGTGCAATACTGGAATAACGCTGTTATTATATTTCTCTACATGTATTGTGTATTGCATGTGCAAAATAGAACAGTTTTTTAGGAGTGTCTCGATATTTTACcttacaattttattaaaactcGTTGCAAATTTAGAACTGTGAAACACTCCTTACCAATTGAGAAAGGTCGAtaattcataaagcatcttaagtataagtataagaaattgattatttacttaagtattacttaggtaagaaatttattttacttaagtatatttgttattcataaaacaacttaataagtaattcttggcttttattgtggacgaaaacattaaaaaaaaacaacattaatttcagacagatacaacatgcacaattatgtttaaagtgcttttatctgaaaaacaacactttaatcgtactcacgacgccattttgttttctgacttaagtcattacgtatcttaagtttaagctgttttatgaattagacttaagtttttttacttagacttaaactgatatcaccacaaacttaagtaaaatcttcaacttaagtcaaaacttatacttaagttgctttatgaatacggcccctggtgttTTACAACGCTTTAGATTGCTGTGGTAGTATTTTCAATGgcataatattaggttatttaacattgttctgtacaatacggagatatatttggacgagtacgagttgctaggcgagtccaatatggttttcccagctgggtacgagtccaaacatatctcgtattgtacagtacaatgttaaataacctttttattctatatctattttattttagttaaaattaaaaatgattctctgaatattgtatttctaccttttctgatttcaagacgcataatcaaactctatATATCAggccccaaagtacaattaatttcccatagggttacatacaaatatataaatgcaaggctttgacacaatgttctgaagacaaatgcaaataccttctctttagaaatctatccgagagaaacacaaaaatcactttgaagtgacctgttgacctgctacttttctcctcacatctgtcaaaatgaatagtgtattgcatttttacaaagtgaagcggtccagcctactttttgtacaaatccgcagacagtcatttgcaaaagaaaCGATGATTTTCCAGCAGTTTTTTACctctttctcttcatttacatcagatctataaaatttggctactttcagaagctcagggtatctatttacaatcaaatccatcatgaaatgagagacctcttttctctcggatacacttcctttagtgggcaggtaactgtaccttgttacctatttagacctatttttctcttcaaactaaaaatattttaccagtacaaTCTCAGATATATAGCAAATTACATCTGAAAGTTACACCTTTGTTGaactatgcactaaaatttgacagcttccaatgttacacatggtatcggtcaaatctgagcaaAAACAAATTTCGCatacttttcagatgaaaaaaacgcaaaattctataactttttggtttgatgagattttcacccaaaataaaaaacagcttgtttccttattatatatctatccaacttaagagccacttcaagtttgattacaatatcactgttccaattttaggaaaactattcatattacaaaaagcacgtcGAAACGTGTAGATTACtcatatgaaaaagtaaaatgtgaactaagaaaaatcctgtagggtaacgaagggcaggtaactgtaccttgttacctacatagagcgcctacttcaccagatttacattcggaacattttcacgcgtttcgggctttatcgtatgtttaacatcggacggttgaaccgtccaaatacggaaaaaatacagggtttttttgtacgcacgtacgtccaatacggtaatatattgtacggtcacgtaattgaaataaacgttcacgactggataaataaaataagatatagaATAATGCGCAGTACTGTCCTTTTAATTTACcttattgtttttattgttttctctAATGTGATATATTCCTATGTCATTAAGCACTACATCTGAAGGACCACAATGGCAATAggagtttattttaactcttttttgtgtgTTATCCTTGACATATAATGTTGAATGACATGgttatattaattcatacatgtttatCATTTGTTGTATGTATTAATATTTTACTTGGCATGTAATTGcacattttttgttgaaataaatctttGTATCAGAGACCAGCAATACACTAGAATATTATATTCGATAAACGTACATATTGCTTTATAACATCAGTCTGCAATAATCATTTTATACGTTTCCATACAATAACATGCACAAAATATCCTGACCTATGCGACctcaattttctatttttgactaTATATAATGAATAAAAGGAGGGTGCTACCGAGCTGCATTAGTATATGGCAGAGttaaatatattctttatatttatagaCGTACACGTTTGAAGAGTTCAAGCAAGGTGTTGTAAAAGAGAAACACAAAGGCGTTGCACATGACCAGCTTCAGTTTGTCTCTAACTTTATTGACTCAAAACAGTTGGATTTTGTGAAGAAAAACCTCGAATGCATCATACAGGACTCTGATGAGGGAAGAATAAGTATAAAATCAGGAAGTGCAGAGTACAAATTTCTAGCAACTTATGACGTTAATGGTATGCCAAAGGTAAGGGTTTCCAACGACTACATTGTAATTCCTGATGTGACCATGACAAACAGCTGATATGTTTTCAGTCGTTAACAATCTATTATCTCTTGATGTGAGATTTAAGACCAAAACTAGACAACTTTGTAAtgcttttaaagtaaaaaa contains:
- the LOC128553280 gene encoding uncharacterized protein LOC128553280, which gives rise to MGGKASKSSKALSHKDLSREIVPYFANLPEMDQNLYQFAIKQVTKESKKLKLKSVEVCLNFSNNMTVNVKSDDNPQNCYVVTHDGSGGFHACWEMESPARYVFRMLSKSLDDFFTWLGDVTKAAAHGLGGTARPALTGGN